CTAAAGCCGACTTGCAAAATCCAGTCAAGGCTGTTCACGTTATCGATGTTGGTCCAAGTGTAAACGTCGTCGATGGCTTCTGTGGAATCGACCGTCCCGTGCTTGACCCAGCGGGGCTTGATCAGGTTGTCGACATTTTCGTAGCGGAGCCCGATTCCGTAAAAGACTTCGCGCTGCTGGTAGCCCAAATTCATGGTGTAGCGGTCGCGTTCTTCGTATTCAAGGTCTTTGCGGGCGAAGGCGAGACGGCCTGTTTCGTTAATCTTGATCTGGCCTACATCGGGGAACTTGTTGTCATGCCGCCAGCCGGCGCTTGCACGTAGGTGGTACGGCAAGAAGGCGAGCACGTCGGCGGAGTAGGCCGGCGCGTAGTCGACCTTGTCAAGCAGCGAGCTGTTGCGCTGTAAACCCGTTTGCGTGCGGAATAGAACGTTGTTCCAGAGGGTATCTTTCAGTTCCAAGTAGCCGACTTCGCGGTCTTGGTAGTAGGTGCGCGTCGTGTCATTGTCTCCGGTGTTGTCGGTGTTCAGGAATTCGTACTTGAACTTGATAGCCGGATTGAAGATTGTGTGGTAGGCGATGCCGAAGTTCCCGAGCATGGACTGGTAATTCGTGGTTCGCACGGTATCGTAGAAGAGCGTGTCGACAAACTGTCTGCCCGAGGTGTCGGTGTATTCGTGCGTTTTCTTGAAAATGCGGCCGAGGGAATCTTCGAAGATTTCGTGTTCGGTGTACTGGAAATCGGTTGAGAGCGTCAGCTTACGGGTGGGGTAGAATTCGACTCCGCCGCCGTAGCCGAAGGTGTGTGTCTCGATGACGTAGGGGTCGGTCTGAAATGTGCGAACCGCCTTGTCGAGCGTGTCTAGCAGAACCTTGTGGTTCGTGTTGTCGGCGTTACGAAGGTTAATGTAGTTCAATTTGGCGAATGCCTTACCGAATCCGAATCTCCAGGTGAGAATTGGCTGGATGTGCATACTGTTCATGGCGATGTTTCGCCCGCCAAAAGGAATTTGCGTCGAGTCGCGGCCCATGGAAAAATACGGCGAGTGCGTCACGTTCTGGTAGCTGTATTCCTTGGAATCTACGTCGGAATGGCTGGCGAGCCCGAATTCAAGCGAAACGGAATCGGTCACGAGCCTGCGGAAGTCGAGGCGCAAAGCGTTACCGCCAAAGGCGGGGCGTTCCCAGTTGAGGTCGGTCACGGGAGTGTCGACCGGGACTCCTTTGCGTTCTTCGGTCAGAATTCCGTTTTCACCGTTCAGCCCGAGTGTCGTAGCGTCGTAACCTAGCCGTGTGGTAAAAAGTCCTGCAAGCTTGCTCGGGTAGCGAGTCTGGATAGAACCCATGCCTAAAAAGTCGGCTTCCAGTTCCGGTGCTCCGAGAATCGAGGTTCCCAGGAGCCATTCGGATTTCTGGCCGGAAATGTCGTAGGTTCGCTGCATGAGACCGCGGAGGGGGAGCACCCAACGGCCAGCATCGGTTTCGCGGGGAGCGGGGTCAATGCCCCAGGGCGTCTTGTAGACGGAATCTTGCGCTTTCGGGAGATTGTACGGATCCGGTTTGATCGGCTCTGCGAATAGGGATGTCGCCAAGAAAATCAAGACGAGAGACGAAAGACGAGAGATGAGAGATGTCATTTTGGTTAGTACCATTCCGCTCTCAGTTTTTCACGGCGTTCGCGCAGCGCGTTCACCACGGAGTAGGGCATTTTCATGCAACCCGGCGGGTAGGCGCCAGCTTCGGTATGAAAGTCGGAACCGCCAGTTCCCACGAGTCCGAACTTTTGGGCAATTTCCTTGTACTTGCGGCCAACGGCTCCCTTTTGGGCGGGGCTATAAACTTCGATACCCTGTACGCCCCATTCCACCATATTCTCGATGAATTCATCGGAGAGACCCGACTTGTAGGGGTGGGCGAGCACGGCGATTCCACCGGCGTTTTCGATGAGCTTGATAGTCTGCTGCGGGTTCAGTCCCTTCTTTTCGACAAAGGCCACGCAGCCGTCGCCCAGGTACTTGGTAAACGCTTCCGAAAAGTTCGAAATGTATTCTTCGTCGACCATGGACATGGCGATATGCGGGCGTCCGATGACCTTACCCTTGCAGTAGGTGACCACCTTTTCGTAGGTGATGTCGATACCGAGGGCGTTCAATTTCTTGATAATCGCCTTTGCTCGGGTGACACGCTGCTTGGCGAAATCCTGCAGTTCCATGTTCAAGGCGAGGTTTGTCGGATCGCAGAAGTAGCCGAGAATATGGATGTCCTTGCCTTGCCACACAGCCGAAATTTCGATGCCGGGAATGATTTCGAGACCGATTTCCTTGGCGGGTTCGACGGCCAGGTTGTAGCTATCCAGGTTGTCATGGTCGGTAATCGAAATGCAACGCAACCCTTTGCGCTTGCAAAGGGTGAGCAGTTCTTCGACCGAGAGGTTTCCATCCGAAAGCTTGGTGTGCATGTGGAGGTCCGCATACCCGCCGTTTTCGGTGATGATTGTGGGAAACCCCTTTTGCATTACTTGACCCCGTAGTACTGACTAACCAGGGCGGCTTCGCTCATTTTGTTGGGTTTCAGGCACACATTCAGGAACGGATAGCAATGGTCTTCGGTAAACCCGATGCGGCAGTTTGCTCCGCTCTTTTTGGCCAAAAGTAGCGTCGGCCAAAATGCTTCGCCGAGGTAAATGCATACTTGTGGACCGTAATCCTGGATTTTGTATTGCAACTCTTCGAAGGCCGGTTCGCCGTAGCGGCATTCAAGCTCGGTATAGTATATCGCTTTGGCATGCTTGGCTGAGATAACGACCTGCATTGTATCGGGGGCACAAAGGAGAGCGTTTTTGAAGAACGAGTCGGGCATCGCTTTTATGAATGCTGTCGACTTGTCGATGTCCTGGGCGAGGAACACGACTGTTTTGGGATTCCCCTGGAGTGCTGCCGGGAAATTGAACTCACCGGATTCATCTCCGGCTACGTCCAAAAACCAACGGTACAGCTTTTCAGGACTGTAGAAACGCTTGAAAAAATAACGTAGACGATTTGCAAAATATGGCGATGGTTTCACACGAAAAATATACTAATTTTGGACCATGCCTAAACAGAAATTCTATGCGATAAAGACCCCGAATGAAAGCAAAATTGTCATGACTTGGGCCGAATGTGAAAAACTGACCCATGGAGTCAAGGGAGTGCTTTTTAAGTCGTTCGGTACGCGTGCCGAGGCCGAAGCATGGATTTCTGGAATGGAAACTCCCGTACCCGATGGTATCCGGGTTTTTGTAGATGGCTCTTTTTCGCCAGATTTCCCCAAATCGGGCTGGGCGTTTGTGGTGACTGAAAACGATGTCGAAATTGCCCGCGGTTCGGGTATTACCGCATTTGATGCAGAAAGCCGAAACATTGACGGCGAAGTGATGGCCTCTTTTCAGGCGATGCGTTGGCTCGATTCCAACGACAAGACGGGTACGATCTGCCACGACTACGAAGGCATTGCCCGCTGGGCCAAGGGCGAATGGCAGGCGAAAAGCAATATCGCCAAGCGCTATGTGGCGGCCGCTCAGCCTTACTTGCACCGTGTGAGTTTTGAAAAGGTGGAAGCCCATACCGGCGTCAAGTGGAATGAGCTGGTCGATAAGCTTGCCAAAGAAGCGATTGCTCGCGCCAAGAAAAAGTAGGCCTTTGCCACTTTAAATGTTTCTTGAATGTAAAAAATGAGAGCTCTTGCAAACTGTTGTTTGCAAGATTTGGCACAAAGTTCCCGTTTTTTTTACGTCTAGACTAAATTTGAT
This genomic stretch from uncultured Fibrobacter sp. harbors:
- a CDS encoding viroplasmin family protein is translated as MPKQKFYAIKTPNESKIVMTWAECEKLTHGVKGVLFKSFGTRAEAEAWISGMETPVPDGIRVFVDGSFSPDFPKSGWAFVVTENDVEIARGSGITAFDAESRNIDGEVMASFQAMRWLDSNDKTGTICHDYEGIARWAKGEWQAKSNIAKRYVAAAQPYLHRVSFEKVEAHTGVKWNELVDKLAKEAIARAKKK
- a CDS encoding PHP domain-containing protein translates to MQKGFPTIITENGGYADLHMHTKLSDGNLSVEELLTLCKRKGLRCISITDHDNLDSYNLAVEPAKEIGLEIIPGIEISAVWQGKDIHILGYFCDPTNLALNMELQDFAKQRVTRAKAIIKKLNALGIDITYEKVVTYCKGKVIGRPHIAMSMVDEEYISNFSEAFTKYLGDGCVAFVEKKGLNPQQTIKLIENAGGIAVLAHPYKSGLSDEFIENMVEWGVQGIEVYSPAQKGAVGRKYKEIAQKFGLVGTGGSDFHTEAGAYPPGCMKMPYSVVNALRERREKLRAEWY